A region of Paenibacillus sp. 37 DNA encodes the following proteins:
- a CDS encoding AraC family transcriptional regulator, with protein sequence MMSIFLGEQFKLVCRRTSNTTFREVFHAHSQLEITYIHEGYGQLITEGQVFSLERGMLMIFRPFQLHHFQIQVSSQQPFIRNVLMFELEILKTYWSHFMTTHRFIHDLLGEHSPIHPIRLPATSPLIQRMEQFDKTYPELLPHEAVEDTCLFILDSLTQLRYLWKDVVIQDLKAHSVSSSVMLHPHAEAIMQWIEQHYQEPFRLEDIAETLHLSPYHLSHVFKKATGTTIIAYAQATRIRHACVLLTRSSLSVPEIGHRVGMTSPSYFCKVFRTTTGSTPHQYRLKVQGRK encoded by the coding sequence TCACTCGCAGCTGGAGATAACCTATATTCACGAAGGATACGGGCAGTTGATAACCGAAGGTCAGGTTTTCTCCCTTGAACGCGGTATGCTCATGATTTTTCGACCTTTTCAATTGCACCACTTCCAGATTCAAGTATCCAGTCAGCAGCCTTTCATCAGAAACGTGCTTATGTTTGAGCTTGAAATATTAAAGACATATTGGTCGCATTTTATGACGACTCACCGTTTCATACATGACCTGCTGGGAGAGCACTCTCCGATTCACCCGATCCGACTTCCTGCCACTTCCCCACTCATTCAACGAATGGAACAATTCGATAAGACCTATCCAGAACTACTACCTCATGAAGCAGTGGAGGATACTTGCCTCTTTATACTTGATTCACTTACGCAACTACGTTACTTATGGAAAGATGTTGTCATTCAGGATCTAAAGGCACATTCCGTATCCAGTTCAGTAATGCTTCATCCTCATGCCGAAGCCATCATGCAGTGGATTGAACAGCATTACCAGGAGCCTTTTCGTTTGGAGGATATCGCAGAGACACTTCATCTATCCCCCTATCATCTATCTCATGTATTCAAAAAAGCGACTGGCACCACCATTATTGCTTATGCTCAAGCCACCCGCATTCGTCATGCCTGTGTGCTGCTCACCCGTTCCTCCCTTTCCGTTCCCGAAATCGGTCACCGTGTCGGTATGACAAGCCCCTCCTACTTTTGCAAAGTATTCCGTACTACCACAGGCTCTACACCACATCAATATCGGCTGAAGGTGCAGGGGAGGAAGTAA
- a CDS encoding DUF3600 domain-containing protein, whose product MRLDEELRTAYQEETKEWSVPAGIKHKMLDGIRSDIHIRRNRKRWLVTGLLAVVLIIPTGAYAGYTYLADGIYGSQENITAMGGTAEDYMRLEAKLQTAKTHFSEEEFVQYMDLLKKMGQMAVKYADSQGKMHPEQWGTVEQEQYNLLVAELEPFFEKLEAVSTASQKDPMNEQQFWTEQLARAEEMLSKEEYTEFKSVYEQMKEYELMVVDKDGSIHDERLSVEQKDDLRQLRERLIPYLEKLGLDVR is encoded by the coding sequence ATGAGACTCGATGAAGAGTTGCGAACAGCCTACCAGGAAGAGACTAAAGAGTGGTCTGTTCCTGCGGGAATTAAACATAAAATGTTGGATGGTATTCGAAGTGATATTCACATTAGAAGAAATCGAAAAAGATGGCTGGTCACTGGGCTATTGGCTGTTGTACTCATTATTCCCACCGGAGCCTACGCAGGGTACACCTATCTTGCAGACGGAATATATGGTTCACAGGAAAATATCACTGCTATGGGGGGAACAGCTGAGGATTATATGAGGTTGGAAGCAAAGCTGCAGACGGCCAAGACGCATTTCAGTGAAGAAGAATTTGTTCAATACATGGACCTGCTGAAGAAAATGGGGCAAATGGCCGTGAAGTATGCTGATTCTCAGGGAAAAATGCATCCAGAGCAGTGGGGTACAGTGGAGCAGGAACAATATAACCTTCTTGTAGCTGAGCTGGAACCGTTTTTCGAGAAGCTGGAAGCTGTGAGTACCGCTTCACAAAAGGATCCTATGAATGAGCAACAATTCTGGACGGAGCAGTTGGCGCGAGCGGAGGAGATGTTATCTAAAGAGGAGTATACCGAGTTCAAATCTGTGTATGAACAAATGAAGGAGTATGAGCTGATGGTGGTGGATAAGGATGGAAGTATTCATGATGAACGCTTGTCAGTGGAACAGAAGGATGATTTGAGGCAATTAAGAGAGCGACTTATTCCGTATTTGGAGAAGTTGGGGCTTGATGTACGGTGA
- a CDS encoding sigma-70 family RNA polymerase sigma factor has product MSEQDEYIELVTLIRAGHEEAYGELYEKTVTRIYHTVRFLIKDKSDAEDVVQEIYIQAYRSLARYDAERAFRPWLMGVTMRQVQSYRRKRLMQFRFGKRLEKSDVGMEYDFSTDLVNKLANRPLLEQVRRLPYKLQQVVTLHYLNEYTQEEIAGILEIPLGTVKSRIHAALAKLRQKEKMNPRLRGKVEDLHETR; this is encoded by the coding sequence ATGAGTGAGCAAGATGAGTACATAGAACTTGTAACGTTAATACGGGCGGGGCATGAAGAAGCATATGGAGAATTATATGAGAAAACAGTGACGAGGATATATCACACTGTGCGATTTCTCATCAAGGACAAGTCTGACGCGGAGGATGTGGTACAGGAGATTTACATTCAGGCGTATCGATCATTGGCGCGATATGATGCGGAGCGTGCTTTTCGTCCCTGGTTGATGGGGGTGACGATGCGACAGGTTCAGAGTTATCGACGCAAAAGATTGATGCAGTTTCGGTTTGGCAAGCGGCTCGAGAAATCTGACGTTGGTATGGAATATGATTTTTCCACTGATCTGGTCAACAAATTGGCAAATCGTCCTCTGCTGGAACAGGTGCGTCGTTTGCCGTACAAGCTGCAGCAGGTGGTTACACTTCATTATTTGAACGAATACACGCAAGAGGAGATTGCTGGCATATTGGAGATTCCACTTGGAACCGTGAAATCGCGCATACATGCGGCGCTGGCGAAGTTGAGACAAAAAGAGAAGATGAATCCAAGGTTGCGGGGAAAGGTGGAGGATTTGCATGAGACTCGATGA